Proteins found in one Sphaeramia orbicularis chromosome 8, fSphaOr1.1, whole genome shotgun sequence genomic segment:
- the rdh8a gene encoding retinol dehydrogenase 8a has protein sequence MANSGQKVVLITGCSSGIGLRIAVTLAKDEKKRYHVIATMRDLKKKDKLVEAAGDAYGKTLMLLPLDVCSDESVKQCINNVKDRHIDILINNAGVGLLGPVESISIEEMKRVFETNFFGVVRMIKEVMPDMKKRRSGHIVVMSSVMGLQGVVFNDVYTASKFAMEGFCESMAVQLMKFNIRLSMIEPGPVHTEFETKMMEDVAKMEYPGADADTVRYFKDVYLPSSIDIFEAMGQTPEDIAKCTKKVIESNSPRFRNLTNSLYTPIVALKYADETGGLSVNTFYNLLFNFGPLMHITMNILKCLTCSCLRRRTISPN, from the exons ATGGCGAACAGCGGGCAGAAAGTTGTGCTGATCACCGGCTGCTCCTCCGGCATCGGGTTACGAATCGCCGTCACGCTGGCCAAAGATGAAAAGAAGCGTTACCATG TCATTGCCACCATGCGGGACCTGAAGAAGAAGGACAAGCTAGTAGAGGCAGCGGGTGATGCATATGGGAAGACCTTGATGTTGCTTCCATTAGATGTTTGCAGTGATGAGTCAGTCAAGCAGTGCATCAACAATGTTAAGGACCGCCATATTGACATTTTGA tcaACAATGCAGGTGTAGGTTTGCTTGGACCTGTAGAAAGCATTAGCATTGAAGAGATGAAGAGAGTATTTGAGACCAACTTTTTTGGTGTGGTTCGTATGATCAAAGAAGTGATGCCAGACATGAAGAAGAGGCGTTCAGGACACATTGTGGTCATGAGCAGTGTCATGGGTCTTCAAG gAGTGGTATTCAATGATGTTTATACTGCATCTAAGTTTGCCATGGAAGGCTTTTGTGAGAGCATGGCTGTACAGCTGATGAAGTTTAATATCCG GTTGTCTATGATTGAGCCTGGTCCAGTGCACACTGAGTTTGAGACAAAGATGATGGAGGATGTGGCTAAGATGGAATATCCAGGAGCAGATGCCGACACAGTTCGCTATTTTAAAGATGTGTACCTACCATCGTCCATAGATATATTTGAAGCCATGGGTCAGACACCAGAAGACATAGCCAAG TGCACTAAAAAGGTAATTGAGTCGAACAGCCCTCGCTTTAGGAATCTGACCAATAGCCTCTACACACCAATCGTGGCCTTGAAGTATGCAGATGAGACGGGTGGCCTGTCTGTCAACACATTCTACAACCTCCTCTTCAATTTTGGGCCTCTCATGCACATCACCATGAACATCCTCAAGTGCCTGACTTGCAGCTGCCTGCGTAGACGTACCATCTCACCTAACTAA